One region of Miscanthus floridulus cultivar M001 chromosome 19, ASM1932011v1, whole genome shotgun sequence genomic DNA includes:
- the LOC136526001 gene encoding aspartyl protease family protein At5g10770-like codes for MRETVLGSDADEGTSSSDALPVLHRLSPCSPLGTARNQQMEKPSVADVLHRDALRLRSLFQEHNHGSRFPAPAPTSAGGGLSIPSRGDPIQKLPGALEYHVIAWFGTPVQQFTVGFDTTTPGATLLRCKPCAANEPCDHAFDPSASSSIAQVPCGSPDCPFKGCSGPSCTLSVSTNNTLLGNATFFTDKLTLTPWNTVDSFRFSCLEAGFRPADSSTGILDLSRNSHSLASRAAPSSPDAVAFSYCLPSYPSDVGFLSLGATKPELLGRKVSYTPLRSNPHNGNLYVVELVGLGLGGVDLPIPRATIARGGTILELHTTFTYLKPQVYAVLRDEFRKSMSQYPVAPPLGSLDTCYNFTALNSFSVPAVTLKFDGGAEVDLWMDEMMYFHEPGNHFSVGCLAFVAQDGGAVIGSMAQMSTEVVYDVRGGKVGFVPYRC; via the coding sequence GGACGAGCAGCAGCGACGCATTGCCTGTGCTGCACCGGCTGAGTCCATGCTCCCCTCTCGGCACCGCACGGAACCAGCAGATGGAAAAGCCATCCGTGGCCGACGTCCTCCACCGCGAcgcactccgcctccgctccCTGTTCCAGGAGCACAACCATGGGTCCCGTTTCCCTGCACCCGCACCGACGTCAGCTGGAGGAGGGCTCTCGATCCCCAGCAGAGGCGATCCGATCCAAAAGCTGCCCGGTGCGTTGGAGTACCACGTCATCGCTTGGTTCGGCACTCCGGTGCAGCAGTTCACTGTGGGATTCGACACGACCACCCCCGGTGCCACGCTGCTACGGTGCAAGCCGTGCGCCGCCAACGAACCGTGCGACCACGCCTTTGACCCGTCCGCGTCCTCCTCCATCGCTCAAGTCCCCTGTGGCTCGCCGGACTGCCCGTTCAAAGGCTGCTCCGGACCCAGCTGCACTCTCAGCGTCTCCACCAACAACACTTTGCTGGGCAATGCGACGTTCTTCACCGACAAGCTGACGCTGACGCCGTGGAACACCGTGGACAGCTTCAGGTTCTCGTGTCTCGAGGCCGGCTTCCGGCCGGCCGATAGCTCAACTGGTATCCTCGACCTCAGCCGGAATAGCCACTCGCTGGCGTCTCGCGCCGCGCCTTCCTCGCCGGACGCGGTCGCCTTCTCCTACTGCCTGCCGTCGTACCCGAGCGACGTAGGCTTCCTCTCCCTCGGCGCCACCAAGCCGGAGCTCTTGGGACGCAAGGTGAGCTACACCCCGCTGAGGAGCAACCCCCACAACGGGAATCTGTACGTCGTGGAGCTCGTCGGGCTGGGCCTCGGCGGCGTCGACCTCCCGATCCCGCGCGCCACCATCGCCCGCGGAGGCACGATCCTCGAGCTGCACACGACGTTCACCTACCTCAAGCCCCAGGTGTACGCGGTCCTCCGCGACGAATTCCGCAAGTCCATGTCGCAGTACCCTGTCGCGCCGCCGCTCGGAAGCCTGGACACGTGCTACAACTTCACCGCGCTGAACTCTTTCTCCGTGCCGGCCGTGACGCTCAAGTTCGACGGCGGGGCCGAGGTTGACCTATGGATGGACGAAATGATGTACTTCCACGAGCCCGGGAACCACTTCTCcgtcggctgcctcgcgttcgttGCCCAGGATGGCGGCGCTGTGATCGGGAGCATGGCGCAGATGTCGACGGAGGTGGTGTACGACGTGCGCGGAGGGAAGGTTGGGTTCGTCCCGTACCGCTGCTGA